From Streptomyces cyaneogriseus subsp. noncyanogenus, the proteins below share one genomic window:
- a CDS encoding TetR/AcrR family transcriptional regulator, which produces MTTGVRRRMGVEERRQQLIGVALELFSRRSPDEVSIDEIAAAAGISRPLVYHYFPGKLSLYEAALKRAAEDLAARFAEPQDGPLGARLLRVMGRFFDFVDEHGPGFSALMRGGPAVPAGGTCSMSTASATCALIDSVRQAAYDQILSHLGVPDPPARLELVVRTWISLAESTALIWLDGRRVPRAELETQLVQDFAALVAVSAAHDEEMGALLRRALADEPADGPFRELAARLATLVPQGFQADAP; this is translated from the coding sequence ATGACTACCGGGGTACGCCGCCGCATGGGCGTCGAGGAGCGACGGCAGCAGTTGATCGGTGTCGCTCTCGAACTGTTCAGCCGCCGCTCGCCCGACGAGGTCTCCATCGACGAGATAGCCGCCGCCGCGGGCATCTCCCGCCCGCTCGTCTACCACTACTTCCCCGGCAAACTCAGCCTCTACGAGGCGGCGTTGAAGCGGGCGGCGGAGGATCTCGCCGCCCGGTTCGCGGAACCGCAGGACGGGCCGCTGGGGGCGCGGCTGCTGCGGGTGATGGGCCGCTTCTTCGACTTCGTCGACGAGCACGGCCCCGGATTCTCGGCGCTGATGCGGGGTGGCCCGGCGGTCCCCGCGGGCGGCACCTGCTCCATGAGCACCGCCTCGGCGACGTGCGCGCTCATCGACTCCGTCCGGCAGGCCGCGTACGACCAGATCCTGTCGCACCTGGGGGTGCCGGACCCGCCCGCGCGCCTGGAACTGGTCGTCCGCACATGGATCTCACTGGCCGAGTCGACGGCGCTGATCTGGCTGGACGGCCGGCGCGTTCCGCGCGCGGAGCTTGAGACCCAGCTCGTGCAGGACTTCGCCGCGCTGGTGGCGGTGAGCGCCGCCCACGACGAGGAGATGGGCGCGCTGCTGCGCCGCGCCCTGGCGGACGAGCCGGCCGACGGCCCCTTCCGGGAGCTGGCCGCCCGGCTCGCCACGCTGGTCCCCCAGGGGTTCCAGGCGGACGCCCCCTGA
- a CDS encoding 5-carboxymethyl-2-hydroxymuconate Delta-isomerase codes for MPQITVDYSAELADDFDRPAFARALHTAVVDIAAARPPACKTQFRRTEHTTVGPDTEGHAVVHVTLGLLAGRTEETKARLTEAVLELLRQYVKPVGGLALHASAEVRELDPSYRKYEQEG; via the coding sequence ATGCCGCAGATCACCGTCGACTACTCCGCGGAGCTGGCGGACGACTTCGACCGGCCCGCCTTCGCGCGGGCCCTGCACACCGCCGTGGTCGACATCGCGGCGGCCAGGCCGCCCGCGTGCAAGACCCAGTTCCGCCGCACCGAGCACACCACGGTCGGCCCGGACACCGAGGGGCACGCCGTCGTGCACGTCACCCTGGGGCTGCTCGCCGGCCGCACCGAGGAGACCAAGGCCCGGCTCACCGAGGCCGTGCTGGAACTGCTGCGGCAGTACGTCAAACCGGTCGGCGGCCTCGCCCTGCACGCCTCCGCCGAGGTGCGCGAACTCGACCCGTCCTACCGGAAGTACGAGCAGGAAGGCTAG
- the pulA gene encoding pullulanase-type alpha-1,6-glucosidase, with the protein MIPRRPARGTRRTAIAPRAAAVTAAALAATLLPPLSARADAPPPPPSDARLAQTAARHDLTREQFYFVLPDRFANGDPRNDKGGLTGSRLTTGFDPTDKGFYQGGDLKGLTKRLDYIKELGTTALWMAPIFKNQPVQGTGADASAGYHGYWITDFTQVDPHFGTNEELETLIDKAHAKGMKVFFDVITNHTADVVDYEEKSYGYLSKGAFPYLTKDGEPFDDADYADGSRGFPEVSAGSFPRTPVVPAAKRNLKVPSWLNDPAMYHNRGDSTWAGESATYGDFNGLDDLWTERPEVVRGMEKIYQRWVRDFDIDGFRIDTVKHVNMEFWTQWATALDAYAAKKGRDDFFMFGEVYSADTGVTAPYVTQGRLDSTLDFPFQDAARAYASQGGSAKKLASVFGDDWKYTTDKANAYEQVTFLGNHDMGRIGAFLKQDDPDATDAELLKKAKLANELMFLSRGNPVVYYGDEQGFTGAGGDKDARQPLFASRTADYLDDDQLGTDRTHAEDAYDTRAPLYRQISALAQLRKAHPALADGVQTERHADDGPGVYAFSRTDAKTGTEYVVALNNAETARTATFATGSANTTFRGLYGTDATARTDAGKKLTVTVPAGSAIVWKATGRPAKPATAATITLKAPAPGATGTAEVTADVDGGGLNRVVFAAQTGDGAWQTLGSADHAPYKVTHTIGKDVPAGTALRYKAVVIDSQGRTASATAASVSGTPPAETPPTASSRDYAIVHYKRADGNYADWGLYAWGDLADGEATEWPRSHPFTGRDAYGAFAYVKLKPGASNIGFLVIDGQGNKDVSADRSIDVTKTGEIWIEQGEETVRTERPAADYPAPDTSKAVLHYHRADGDYDGWGLHVWGGAAEPTDWSNPLKPVKTDSYGAVFEVPLTEGATSLGYIVHKGDQKDLPTDRSLDLTATGHEVWLVSGEEKHLLPQPPGSAAAIDLTTSEAVWIDRDTVVWNGPEGAASTQLRYSRTGSIKAENSVLTSTDERWLRLDKTSLTDAQKAKFPHLKEYAAFSVDPRDRDRVREALRGQLVASRTAADGAVLAATGVQIAGVLDDLYDATEAELGPTFRHGRPTLAVWAPTARSVSLELDGSLEPMRRDDTTGVWSVTGPKSWKGKPYRYVVEVWAPSTRRIVTNKVTDPYAVALTADSRQSLVVDLADKSLAPRGWTTYPKPKAVPLRDAQIQELHIRDFSVEDRTAKHRGTYLAFTDKESDGSKHLRKLAEAGTSYVHLLPAFDIATIPEKKSDQATVDCDLAALPADSDQQQECVAGAAGKDAYNWGYDPYHYTVPEGSYATDPDGTARTVEFRKMVKALNEDGLRVVMDVVYNHTAAGGQADTSVLDRIVPGYYQRLLADGSVANSTCCANTATENAMMGKLVVDSVVTWAKQYKVDGFRFDLMGHHPKANILAVREALDALTVEKDGVDGKKIILYGEGWNFGEVADDARFVQATQKNMAGTGIATFSDRARDAVRGGGPFDADPGVQGFASGLYTDPNPAPANGTPAEQKARLLHYQDLIKVGLSGNLAGYRFTDTGGREVTGSEVDYNGAPAGYAEAPGDALAYADAHDNETLFDALAFKLPKDTPAQDRARMQVLAMATAALSQGPALSQAGTDLLRSKSLDRNSYDSGDWFNAIHWDCRDGNGFGRGLPMAADNADKWPYAKPLLTSVRVGCPQIEGASAAYRDLLRIRTGEKDFSLATAAQVQSRLSFPLSGPDETPGVITMRLGDLVVVFNATPQRQEQRVGELAGTGYRLHPVQAAGADPVVKESAYAARTGTFTVPARTVAVFSRVG; encoded by the coding sequence GTGATACCGAGACGCCCGGCGCGGGGGACGCGCCGCACCGCCATCGCCCCACGGGCCGCGGCGGTCACCGCCGCCGCCCTCGCGGCGACCCTCCTGCCGCCCCTGTCGGCGCGGGCCGACGCCCCGCCCCCGCCCCCGTCCGACGCGCGGCTGGCGCAGACCGCGGCCCGTCACGACCTGACCCGCGAGCAGTTCTACTTCGTCCTGCCGGACCGTTTCGCCAACGGCGACCCCCGCAACGACAAGGGCGGTCTGACCGGCTCCCGCCTCACCACCGGTTTCGACCCCACCGACAAGGGCTTCTACCAGGGCGGCGACCTCAAGGGCCTGACCAAGCGGCTCGACTACATCAAGGAGCTCGGCACCACCGCCCTGTGGATGGCGCCGATCTTCAAGAACCAGCCCGTGCAGGGCACCGGCGCCGACGCCTCCGCCGGCTACCACGGCTACTGGATCACCGACTTCACCCAGGTCGACCCGCACTTCGGCACCAACGAGGAGCTGGAGACCCTCATCGACAAGGCCCACGCCAAGGGCATGAAGGTCTTCTTCGACGTCATCACCAACCACACCGCCGACGTCGTCGACTACGAGGAGAAGTCCTACGGCTACCTCTCCAAGGGCGCCTTCCCGTACCTGACGAAGGACGGCGAGCCCTTCGACGACGCCGACTACGCGGACGGCTCCCGCGGGTTCCCCGAGGTCTCCGCCGGCTCCTTCCCGCGCACCCCGGTGGTGCCCGCCGCCAAGAGGAACCTCAAGGTGCCCTCCTGGCTCAACGACCCGGCGATGTACCACAACCGGGGCGACTCCACCTGGGCCGGCGAGTCCGCCACCTACGGCGACTTCAACGGCCTGGACGACCTGTGGACCGAGCGTCCCGAGGTCGTGCGGGGCATGGAGAAGATCTACCAGCGCTGGGTGCGGGACTTCGACATCGACGGCTTCCGGATCGACACCGTGAAGCACGTCAACATGGAGTTCTGGACCCAGTGGGCGACCGCGCTGGACGCCTACGCGGCGAAGAAGGGCCGCGACGACTTCTTCATGTTCGGCGAGGTGTACTCCGCCGACACCGGCGTCACCGCCCCGTACGTCACCCAGGGCCGCCTCGACTCCACCCTCGACTTCCCCTTCCAGGACGCGGCCCGCGCCTACGCCTCCCAGGGCGGCAGCGCCAAGAAGCTCGCGTCGGTCTTCGGCGACGACTGGAAGTACACGACCGACAAGGCCAACGCCTACGAACAGGTCACCTTCCTCGGCAACCACGACATGGGCCGCATCGGCGCCTTCCTCAAGCAGGACGACCCGGACGCCACCGACGCCGAGCTGCTGAAGAAGGCGAAGCTCGCCAACGAGCTGATGTTCCTCAGCCGGGGCAACCCGGTGGTCTACTACGGCGACGAGCAGGGCTTCACCGGGGCGGGCGGCGACAAGGACGCCCGCCAGCCCCTGTTCGCCTCCCGCACCGCCGACTACCTGGACGACGACCAGCTCGGCACCGACCGCACCCACGCCGAGGACGCCTACGACACCCGGGCCCCGCTCTACCGGCAGATCAGCGCGCTCGCCCAGCTCCGCAAGGCCCACCCGGCCCTCGCCGACGGCGTCCAGACCGAGCGCCACGCCGACGACGGCCCCGGCGTCTACGCCTTCTCCCGCACCGACGCGAAGACCGGCACCGAGTACGTCGTCGCCCTGAACAACGCGGAGACGGCCAGGACCGCCACCTTCGCGACGGGCTCCGCGAACACGACCTTCCGCGGCCTCTACGGCACCGACGCCACGGCCCGCACCGACGCCGGCAAGAAGCTCACCGTCACCGTGCCGGCCGGCTCCGCGATCGTCTGGAAGGCCACGGGCCGGCCCGCGAAGCCCGCCACCGCGGCGACGATCACCCTGAAGGCCCCCGCCCCCGGCGCCACCGGCACCGCCGAGGTCACGGCCGACGTCGACGGCGGCGGGCTCAACCGGGTCGTCTTCGCCGCCCAGACCGGCGACGGCGCCTGGCAGACCCTCGGCTCCGCCGACCACGCCCCGTACAAGGTCACCCACACCATCGGCAAGGACGTACCGGCCGGTACCGCGCTGCGCTACAAGGCCGTGGTGATCGACTCCCAGGGGCGCACCGCGAGCGCCACGGCGGCCTCCGTCAGCGGCACCCCGCCCGCCGAGACGCCCCCCACCGCCTCCTCCCGCGACTACGCGATCGTCCACTACAAGCGCGCCGACGGGAACTACGCCGACTGGGGCCTGTACGCCTGGGGCGACCTCGCCGACGGCGAGGCCACCGAATGGCCCCGCAGCCACCCCTTCACCGGCCGTGACGCCTACGGCGCCTTCGCCTACGTCAAGCTGAAGCCGGGCGCCTCGAACATCGGCTTCCTGGTCATCGACGGGCAGGGGAACAAGGACGTCTCCGCCGACCGGAGCATCGACGTCACCAAAACCGGCGAGATCTGGATCGAGCAGGGCGAGGAGACCGTCCGCACCGAGCGGCCCGCCGCCGACTACCCGGCGCCGGACACCTCCAAGGCCGTGCTGCACTACCACCGCGCCGACGGCGACTACGACGGCTGGGGCCTGCACGTGTGGGGCGGCGCCGCCGAGCCCACCGACTGGTCGAACCCCCTGAAGCCGGTGAAGACTGACTCCTATGGCGCGGTCTTCGAGGTGCCGCTCACCGAGGGTGCCACCAGTCTCGGCTACATCGTCCACAAGGGCGACCAGAAGGACCTGCCCACCGACCGGTCGCTGGACCTCACAGCCACGGGCCACGAGGTGTGGCTGGTGAGCGGGGAGGAGAAGCACCTGCTGCCGCAGCCCCCCGGCTCCGCGGCCGCCATCGACCTGACCACCTCCGAGGCCGTCTGGATCGACCGGGACACCGTCGTCTGGAACGGCCCCGAGGGCGCCGCCTCCACCCAGCTCCGTTACTCCCGCACCGGCTCCATCAAGGCCGAGAACTCCGTGCTGACCAGCACCGACGAGCGGTGGCTGCGGCTGGACAAGACATCGCTCACCGACGCCCAGAAGGCGAAGTTCCCGCACCTGAAGGAGTACGCCGCCTTCTCCGTCGACCCGCGCGACCGCGACCGGGTCCGCGAGGCCCTGCGCGGCCAGCTCGTCGCCTCCCGGACGGCGGCCGACGGCGCCGTGCTCGCGGCGACCGGCGTGCAGATCGCCGGCGTCCTCGACGATCTCTACGACGCCACCGAGGCGGAGCTCGGCCCCACCTTCCGCCACGGCCGCCCCACCCTCGCCGTCTGGGCCCCCACCGCCCGCAGCGTCTCCCTGGAGCTGGACGGCTCGCTCGAGCCGATGCGCCGGGACGACACCACCGGCGTCTGGTCCGTGACCGGCCCGAAGTCCTGGAAGGGCAAGCCGTACCGGTACGTCGTCGAGGTCTGGGCGCCCAGCACCCGCCGGATCGTCACCAACAAGGTCACCGACCCGTACGCGGTCGCCCTCACCGCCGACTCCCGGCAGAGCCTCGTCGTCGACCTCGCCGACAAGTCCCTCGCGCCGCGCGGCTGGACGACGTACCCCAAGCCGAAGGCCGTCCCCCTGCGCGACGCCCAGATCCAGGAGCTGCACATCCGCGACTTCTCCGTCGAGGACCGCACGGCGAAGCACCGGGGCACCTACCTCGCCTTCACCGACAAGGAGAGCGACGGCTCGAAGCACCTGAGGAAGCTGGCCGAGGCGGGCACCTCGTACGTGCACCTCCTCCCGGCCTTCGACATCGCCACCATCCCCGAGAAGAAGTCCGACCAGGCCACCGTCGACTGCGACCTGGCCGCCCTGCCCGCCGACTCCGACCAGCAGCAGGAGTGCGTGGCCGGGGCGGCGGGCAAGGACGCCTACAACTGGGGCTACGACCCGTACCACTACACGGTCCCCGAGGGCTCCTACGCCACCGACCCCGACGGCACCGCCCGCACCGTCGAGTTCCGGAAGATGGTCAAGGCGCTCAACGAGGACGGCCTGCGGGTCGTCATGGACGTCGTCTACAACCACACCGCCGCCGGCGGCCAGGCGGACACCTCCGTCCTGGACCGGATCGTCCCCGGCTACTACCAGCGGCTGCTGGCCGACGGCTCGGTGGCGAACAGCACCTGCTGCGCCAACACGGCCACCGAGAACGCCATGATGGGCAAGCTGGTCGTCGACTCCGTCGTCACCTGGGCCAAGCAGTACAAGGTCGACGGCTTCCGCTTCGACCTGATGGGCCACCACCCCAAGGCCAACATCCTCGCCGTCCGCGAGGCCCTCGACGCGCTCACCGTCGAGAAGGACGGCGTCGACGGCAAGAAGATCATCCTGTACGGCGAGGGCTGGAACTTCGGCGAGGTCGCCGACGACGCCCGCTTCGTCCAGGCCACCCAGAAGAACATGGCCGGCACCGGCATCGCCACCTTCTCCGACCGGGCCCGCGACGCCGTACGCGGCGGCGGACCCTTCGACGCCGACCCCGGCGTCCAGGGCTTCGCCTCCGGTCTGTACACCGACCCCAACCCCGCACCGGCCAACGGCACCCCGGCCGAGCAGAAGGCCCGCCTCCTGCACTACCAGGACCTGATCAAGGTGGGCCTGAGCGGCAACCTGGCCGGCTACCGCTTCACCGACACCGGCGGCCGGGAGGTCACCGGCTCCGAGGTCGACTACAACGGCGCCCCGGCCGGCTACGCCGAGGCACCCGGCGACGCCCTCGCCTACGCCGACGCGCACGACAACGAGACCCTGTTCGACGCGCTCGCCTTCAAACTGCCCAAGGACACACCGGCCCAGGACCGGGCCCGCATGCAGGTCCTCGCCATGGCGACCGCCGCCCTCTCGCAGGGCCCGGCCCTGAGCCAGGCCGGCACCGACCTGCTGCGCTCCAAGTCCCTGGACCGCAACTCCTACGACAGCGGCGACTGGTTCAACGCGATCCACTGGGACTGCCGGGACGGCAACGGCTTCGGCCGCGGCCTGCCCATGGCCGCCGACAACGCCGACAAGTGGCCGTACGCCAAGCCCCTGCTCACCTCGGTGCGGGTCGGCTGCCCGCAGATCGAGGGCGCCTCGGCGGCCTACCGCGACCTGCTGCGCATCCGGACGGGCGAGAAGGACTTCTCCCTCGCCACCGCCGCACAGGTCCAGTCCCGCCTCTCCTTCCCGCTCTCCGGCCCGGACGAGACGCCCGGCGTGATCACCATGCGCCTCGGTGACCTGGTCGTCGTCTTCAACGCCACCCCGCAGCGGCAGGAGCAGAGGGTCGGGGAGCTCGCCGGGACCGGCTACCGGCTGCACCCGGTGCAGGCCGCCGGGGCGGACCCGGTGGTGAAGGAGTCGGCGTACGCCGCGCGGACGGGCACCTTCACCGTCCCGGCGCGGACGGTGGCGGTGTTCTCCCGGGTCGGCTGA